A section of the Phaseolus vulgaris cultivar G19833 chromosome 8, P. vulgaris v2.0, whole genome shotgun sequence genome encodes:
- the LOC137823696 gene encoding protein MAIN-LIKE 2-like produces MLLSSFGEITNNYYDQDDMSSGYYPPPINRSQSHPYDKCRWVLHLLTTSSIDINYHLITVLIERWRTKTYTFHFPLGESTITLQDVALQLGVPIDGEPVTGFTSRDMVQACQYLLGSIPPSNVIKGNTIKLSWLNNNFQQLSANVMDDVIAQHARAHILSLIGSLLVPTHRQAD; encoded by the coding sequence ATGTTACTAAGTTCATTTGGGGAGATAACAAACAATTACTACGACCAAGACGACATGTCATCTGGTTATTACCCACCTCCAATTAATAGATCCCAGAGTCATCCATATGATAAATGTAGATGGGTTTTACATCTACTAACTACCTCCTCCATCGACATTAACTATCACTTGATTACTGTACTAATTGAGAGGTGGAGAACAAAGACCTATACTTTTCATTTTCCACTTGGAGAGTCCACAATCACATTGCAAGATGTGGCTCTGCAATTAGGTGTTCCCATCGATGGTGAACCTGTCACTGGATTCACAAGTAGGGACATGGTTCAAGCGTGCCAATACTTGTTAGGGTCCATCCCTCCCTCGAATGTAATTAAAGGGAACACCATAAAGTTATCATGGTTGAACAATAACTTTCAGCAACTGTCGGCTAATGTTATGGACGATGTCATCGCTCAACATGCTAGAGCACATATTCTTTCATTAATTGGGAGTTTGTTGGTGCCGACACATCGACAAGCAGATTAA